In Triticum aestivum cultivar Chinese Spring chromosome 5B, IWGSC CS RefSeq v2.1, whole genome shotgun sequence, the following proteins share a genomic window:
- the LOC123113811 gene encoding non-specific lipid transfer protein GPI-anchored 13-like codes for MAFAARRSGGGALLMTLVVAAVAGLAGADFAADKAECADKLMGLATCLTYVQLTATARTPTPDCCSGFRQVLGTSKRCMCILVKDRDEPALGIKVNITRAMNLPSVCNIAATFSDCPKIINMSPDSKEAEIFKQYAREHEGKNAATTSPAAAAAATGTTSRKSADATSGAGRRTVVFAVVFSALLASVLVLA; via the exons ATGGCTTTCGCGGCTCGCCGTAGCGGTGGTGGTGCACTGTTGATGACGCTGGTCGTGGCGGCGGTGGCCGGGCTGGCCGGCGCGGACTTCGCGGCGGACAAGGCGGAGTGCGCGGACAAGCTGATGGGTCTGGCGACGTGCCTGACGTACGTGCAGCTGACGGCGACGGCGCGCACGCCCACGCCGGACTGCTGCTCCGGGTTCCGGCAGGTGCTGGGCACCAGCAAGCGGTGCATGTGCATCCTGGTCAAGGACCGCGACGAGCCGGCGCTCGGGATCAAGGTCAACATCACCCGCGCCATGAACCTCCCCTCCGTCTGCAACATCGCCGCCACCTTCTCCGACTGCCCCA AGATCATCAACATGTCGCCGGACTCcaaagaggcggagatcttcaagcAGTATGCGCGTGAGCACGAGGGCAAGAACGCCGCCACCACttcgcccgctgccgccgccgccgccaccg GTACCACCAGCAGGAAGAGCGCGGACGCGACGTCCGGCGCAGGGAGGCGCACGGTGGTCTTCGCCGTCGTCTTCTCGGCTCTGCTTGCCTCCGTCCTTGTTCTCGCATGA
- the LOC123113812 gene encoding non-specific lipid transfer protein GPI-anchored 14, whose protein sequence is MAARRSGAVVAALMAVLVGLAGADFAADRAECADKLMGLATCLTYVQLAATARSPTPDCCSGFRQVLGASKKCLCVLVKDRDEPTLGIKFNVTRAMNLPSACNIPATFSDCPKILNMSPDSKEAEIFKQYGIEHEGKNATAAGASTTGTSGGKSADAAAGAGRHAVAFAVVVSALLASLFVLA, encoded by the exons ATGGCGGCTCGGCGTAGTGGTGCggtggtggcggcgttgatggccgTGCTGGTCGGGCTCGCGGGCGCGGACTTCGCGGCGGACCGGGCGGAGTGCGCGGACAAGCTGATGGGGCTGGCGACGTGCCTCACGTACGTGCAGCTGGCGGCGACGGCGCGGTCGCCCACGCCGGACTGCTGCTCCGGGTTCCGGCAGGTGCTGGGCGCCAGCAAGAAGTGCCTGTGCGTGCTGGTCAAGGACCGCGACGAGCCCACCCTCGGGATCAAGTTCAACGTCACCCGCGCCATGAACCTCCCCTCCGCCTGCAACATCCCGGCCACCTTCTCCGACTGCCCAA AGATCCTCAACATGTCGCCGGACTCCAAGGAGGCCGAGATCTTCAAGCAGTACGGGATCGAGCACGAGGGCAagaacgccaccgccgccggcgccTCCACCACCG GTACCTCCGGCGGGAAGAGCGCCGACGCGGCGGCCGGCGCAGGGAGGCACGCGGTGGCCttcgccgtcgtcgtctcggcgCTGCTCGCCTCCCTCTTTGTTCTCGCGTGA